CGTATTTGAATACGGATGCTGAGGTCTCGTTCTGCTGCATAGATCAGTGTTTTTTTGTTCCGGCAAACTGTATAGTATTGCTCTGTAGCATTCTCTCTTCAAGATATTTCCGTTCGGGAGGTATGTGTCCGCGCAGATACTTCTCCATAACGAGGGAGCCTATAGGGACACCGAATGTGGCTCCGAAGCCTGCGTTCTCGACATAGACCGCCACAGCGATCTTAGGCTGGTGGTAGGGTGCGAAGCCCATGAACGCCGAGTGGTCGCGGCCGTGAGGGTTCTGCGCCGTACCGGTCTTGCCGCAGACCTCTATGTCAGGGAGGTTGGCAAGGCGGCATGTGCCTCCGGTGACTGCCATACGCATTCCCTCTGCCACTTCCTCGTACCATCTTCGGTCGATAGATGTGTCGTGACGCTCAAGAAATTCCCCGGGGACCACGGTGTCCTGGATCTCCTTGACCACATGGGGGGTGATGTAATGTCCACGGTTGGCGATTGTTGCCGAGAGGTTGGCTATCTGTAGCGGGGTGGCAAGGATCTCGCCCTGCCCGATAGCTATGGATATCACTGTGGCCGCGCTCCAGTGTCCGTCGCCGTAACGCTTGTTGTAGTATTCCACATTGGGGATGAAACCGCGGTACTCGCCAGGGAGGTCTATTCCGAGCTTATAGCCGTATCCTTGTGCCACCATGTGGTTCTTCCATATCTCAAAGGCGTTTGCCACCGAGCCGTATTTGCTTTTCTTATCGATCATGGCTCTGAGGCCCCAACAGAAGTAGGCGTTGCAGGATGTCTGGAGCGCGGGCTTGAGGGGTAGTGGCGAGCCGTGACCGTGACACCCCACCTTGAGCCTTCCAAGGATGAATCCGTGATAGCATGGGAACGGTGTGGACGGGGTGATTATCCCTTCCTGGAGATATATCAGTCCCTGTGTGGGCTTGAATGTGGAGCCAGGGGGATAGGTAGCCTGTATAGCCCTGTTGAGTAGCGGCTTGTCGAGGTCCTGCATGAGCTTGTTGTAATTGTTGCCACGCTCTCGTCCGACAAGCAGTGTGGGGTCGTAGGTGGGTGCTGTGACAAGACAGAGCACTTCGCCGGTGGACGGCTCTATTGCCACGACGGCGCCTTTCTTATTGACCATCAATGATTCGGCATACTGCTGAAGCTCGATGTCAAGGCTGAGCTTTATGTTCTTTCCGGCTATCGCCTCGCGGTCGAGCGCGCCATCCTCGTATCGTCCCTGTATTCGTCCCAGGGCGTCGCGCATAAGCACTTCGGTTCCTTTGACTCCTCGCAAAAAACGCTCGTAGGTGTGCTCCACTCCTATGTCGCCCATGTAGTCACCGCGCATATAGTAGGGGTCCTTCTCCATGTCGGCAGGCGCGACTTCCCTGATGTTGCCGAGGACATTGGACGCGCAATTGTAGTTGTATTCCCTAAGGATGCGTTTCTGGATATAAAACCCCGGGAAGCGGTAGAGCTTCTCCTGCAAACGTCCGTACTCTTCGGACGAAAGGTGGGAAAGAAGTTTCTGCGGTGAGTAGGGGGACCATCCCGGATTGCGTCTCTTGTCGCGCATGTCGGTCATGCGTCTGACAAGATCCCCGGGGGTGATGTTGACCGCGTTGCAGAAATCGATAGTGTCGAATTCCCTGATGTCGCGCGGGATGATCATCACGTCGTAGGCGGGCTGATTGTACACTACAAGGCGTCCGTCACGGTCATATATTATGCCGCGAGACGGATATACAGCCTTACGCAGAAAGGCGTTGGAATCGGCGGAATCCTTGTACTTCGCCTCCATCACCTGGAGATTGAAGAGGCGTATCACATATATGATAGCGATGATAACTATGAATCCGCCTATGACATATTGCCGTTTGGCAAGGTTATAGTCTTTTCTCACTTCGTGGAGTCATTATGGAGTCGATGCCGAGCATTATAATCATTGACAGGAATGTGCTGAATATGATGCGCAGCACCAGTTGGAGAGGGTTAAAGAA
The sequence above is drawn from the Duncaniella freteri genome and encodes:
- the mrdA gene encoding penicillin-binding protein 2 produces the protein MRKDYNLAKRQYVIGGFIVIIAIIYVIRLFNLQVMEAKYKDSADSNAFLRKAVYPSRGIIYDRDGRLVVYNQPAYDVMIIPRDIREFDTIDFCNAVNITPGDLVRRMTDMRDKRRNPGWSPYSPQKLLSHLSSEEYGRLQEKLYRFPGFYIQKRILREYNYNCASNVLGNIREVAPADMEKDPYYMRGDYMGDIGVEHTYERFLRGVKGTEVLMRDALGRIQGRYEDGALDREAIAGKNIKLSLDIELQQYAESLMVNKKGAVVAIEPSTGEVLCLVTAPTYDPTLLVGRERGNNYNKLMQDLDKPLLNRAIQATYPPGSTFKPTQGLIYLQEGIITPSTPFPCYHGFILGRLKVGCHGHGSPLPLKPALQTSCNAYFCWGLRAMIDKKSKYGSVANAFEIWKNHMVAQGYGYKLGIDLPGEYRGFIPNVEYYNKRYGDGHWSAATVISIAIGQGEILATPLQIANLSATIANRGHYITPHVVKEIQDTVVPGEFLERHDTSIDRRWYEEVAEGMRMAVTGGTCRLANLPDIEVCGKTGTAQNPHGRDHSAFMGFAPYHQPKIAVAVYVENAGFGATFGVPIGSLVMEKYLRGHIPPERKYLEERMLQSNTIQFAGTKKH